A region of the Candidatus Caldatribacterium sp. genome:
TCGTGTACACGCCGCTTTCGAACTTCCCTCCCGCATGGAGCGTGGTGAGCACAACCTCAAGGGCAGGCTTTCCCGTCCCCTTATGGATACCCACCGGGATTCCCCGGCCGTTATCGAGAACTGAAACGCTCCCGTCTCTGTGAATGGTGACCGAGATTTCGGTGCAGAAACCCGCCATGGCCTCATCGACACTGTTGTCCACCACCTCAAAGACCAGGTGGTGCAACCCGCCGATGTCGGTGTTCCCTATGTACATGCTCGGGCGCTTCCGCACCGCCTCGAGACCCTCAAGGACCTGAATGGCATCGGCAGTGTAGCATTCCTTCTTCGTCACTTTCCGTCACCTCAGCCGCACACGGACCTTAACCGCTTCAATTGGGATTCCTTGATTTCTGAAAAAGGAGAGAACCTCGTCTACTCTACTCTCGACCTCGCAGAGGTACAGAGGATCCTCTACCTCAAGGAAAAGGACGTTTCTTGAAACTTTAGCGGGTGTA
Encoded here:
- a CDS encoding DUF721 domain-containing protein, yielding MRKPLPIGEIVAEYLKKSGLFPKVQVYQVMERFGEWFPDLSSLCTPAKVSRNVLFLEVEDPLYLCEVESRVDEVLSFFRNQGIPIEAVKVRVRLR